TGTCAGCAGTGGGGAGGACGCTCAGAAGACACCTTAAAGGGGCATctggggcagggaaggcaggTCTGGTCAGGCTCCTTTCCCTTCAGCACTTTGGGGGAAGGTGAGCTTCCCTCTGCCAGCTGCTATGCAAATGAACTGATGAATATTTATGAAGCCATTCACTGAGGTTGAAGAGAGTCTGAGGGGTGTTGGGGGCAGCAGTcctttcctcttccccctcccccacccactatAGACATCCATTTCCTCAGTGTCCCTAGGTTGAACAAGTAGTGGGAGCCCCCCTATTCGAAGTCCAGGGCTCCAGAGCCGAAGTGGCGATGACAAATGGTGCTCAGGACAGATAAGACTCCCTGGTGAGGAGGCTAAGGCCATGTGGTTAGAAGGGTGAGCTGGCCTGTACCCCTTTGTATGCCCTCTGTGTACCTGCTGTTACCTCCAGGGAGGGTCTTGCTAAGGTGCAGCTATACAAGGATTCAGCCCATGTTTTACATGCCCTTAGACCCCTAGGGGTTAATATCCTGGGTGTTTAGGCTCCTTGCATTGGCTTTGAGCCCCTCTGTTCAATAGCACCGTTCATCTGATCACTCATTCTGTCACGTGATGAGCCTGGACTCAGTGGGTCTTGAAGGTTCCTTCTGGCTATAAGATGTTAGAAGTTGTCTAATCCTGATGTCTGGATGGAACCAGTTTGAGGACTGGAAAGTGAAAGTGGCCTTGGGAATTATAGAGGCTTTGTTGAAACCTTTTAGCTTTTTGTGGTAAATGGGGTGGTGGCATTCCCTGTCAAATGTTTGTACAGGCCCCCATCCCATGCCTGTTTCCTTTCTGGCCCTCTGGAGTGTGGTAAAGTTAGGTACCAAGGGGGAGACCTTCTCGCTGTGGCTTTTACCCTTCTGCACAGCAAGATGGCAGATACCAGCTTGTGGGAGCCTTACTTAACATggaggaagaacttcctttcttcatCTACTTCATCTACTTGATAGTTCCCCTACTTGCCTTCTTGGGTATCAATTTCCTCCCTTGGGTGAGGACACGGGGCTTACAGTCAGCCCTCGTGCCTTGTCATGCCTGCTGAGGAATGGGCCCTCAGGAAGTGGAAGCACACTCTTCCATAGTCAGCTTCATCCTTTTGAAGCACTGCCTTCAGCTCTTTGTTGTCCTTCCTGCTAGGTCTGTCCCCAGTGGGATGAAGCCCACATTGCACAACTGTTGTGAAATATGAAGCCTTTCAAGCTGGCTCCCACTGAGCTTTTCCATCTCATCTGCTCCTCTCTGCCAATCACTGGGCCAAACTGGCCTGGGTTTTGTGTCCCAGCCACCACTGTCCATTCTTGCTGTGTGTTGACTTCTTATTCCTCACTCAGGACCCACTTTCATTCCACTCTTTCTGTGGAGCCATCTCTGACCACTCTGTCAGATGAGCTGTCTTCTTCCTCTCCCTACCTCCAGCCCTTACTGTCTGAACCACTCTCTCATACATATTGCTAGAGTGTGACCATTTACTTTTCAGACCCACCCCAGAAAGTAAAGTCCTTGAGAATGGGGCTGTATCTTCTTTTCCTGTCCCTTCCTCACACCATTGAAGAAACAAAACTGGGCTCATAGGTACTTGATGTTAAGATGTAGCCTCCTGCTTCTTAGTAGACAAGATTATTTCTAAGCAGGAATCAAAcatattgagtgcctactgtgtgttaGGTGCCCTACATGTGCTGTGCTATTTCTACTCCACAGCCCCAGGGGGGTAAGGCTCTTACATGCCCAGTTTATGAGTGAGGAGATTGCAACTCAGGTAGCTCATCCAAGGTTGAAGAGTGGCTAAGGGCCACATCTTTCTGATTCCAGAGTCTGCCTTCTTTGTCCTACATGGTACTGCCTTGCTCCCACCTCTAGCCTGCCCAGGCTCAGAAATGGCCAAGAGAACACCACTTTCTTACTGTACATGTAGGCAAGGACAGAGTGATCTGAATGGATGGCCCTGGGCAGCTGCTCTCCAAGCCCTGATATTCCCTAGTGCCTGGCCTTCTGGATTAGAAGATGAACCCAGCTCAGAAAGGATTATGTCCATCTCCTCTGAGGATCTGGAGCAGAGGCAGTCTGGAGGTGGGGGGATTAGAACACAGAAGAGCCATGTTCCTGTGGCCTTAGCTCATATGATCTGTTGTCCCTGCTTgggctccttctctctctctctcttcttaagAGAAATGGTCAAGTGTGGGGATAAGGCTGTTATGATATGGAGGTGGGATGGTCCCTGGGAAGAAATGAGAGCTGTGTGGAGCCACACCTGGCCAGAGACTGTGCCCATTACCTCTTGTTCCCAGGTGATGTCTATACCTATCTCCCCATCATGCCCAAGATTAGCAAGGATGGGGAAGAAGGCATGGGTCCCAGACAAGTTGAGCTCCCCTAGCCGTTGTTTGGCTGGGAGTTGTGGGGGTGGTGGCTAAGGCATGTGTGGGCTtgttgtgcatgtgtatgtgtgtgcatgtgtgcacatgtgcacagggGAGGTGGTAGCCGTGGCTGTGAAGGAGTGTGTGATGGGGGTAGGAGGAGAACAGGGCTGCCACCTTAATACCCAGCCCATTGACTAGTCAGCCCCCTGCGGAAATGCCGCATTAGGACAAAGGGCTCCCCCAGCTAGGCAGGGCCCCACCCTGCCAAGCAGTCAAAGCCTGGCAACCTAGCCCATGGGCCACCCCTTCCACACCCTGCTGGCAGTGTGGTTCTCACTCTCCACCCCCAGCCTGAGGATAGAGGAAGGACAGAGTGCCTATTTGTGCTATCTCCACCCAGTAGGCCCAGCCTGGCCCTCGCTGTCTGCTCCCCTGGTGCTGGGGATGGCCTGGGACCCCCAGCCCAGAGGCTGACCATATCTTCCCTTCTGGGCAGGTTCCTGAGTGGGAAGGGCCTGGTGATCTATCCAAAGATTGGAGACAAGCTGGACATCATCTGCCCCCGAGCAGAAGCAGGGCGGCCCTACGAGTACTACAAGTTGTACCTGGTGCGGCCTGAGCAGGCAGCTGCCTGCAGCACTGTACTCGACCCCAACGTGCTGGTCACCTGCAATAGGCCGGAGCAGGAAATACGCTTCACTATCAAGTTTCAGGAGTTCAGCCCTAACTACATGGGCCTGGAGTTTAAGAAGCACCATGATTACTACATTACCTGTGAGTCCCTGTCCATCATGTGGCTCTCTCCTCTCCTGTGGTAGTGGGAGCTTCTAAGTAGTGCAATGGGACTGCCTGCAGTTAAGGTCTTGCCTGATCTGGTTACCTGGGAAGACTGACATGCTCTCCTGCCAACGTGGCCTTACAATTCTGGCCCAACATTCACCATGGGGCCTGCTGCCAGCTCACCTGAGCTCTAGGAGTTGGTCATAGATGACTTCAATGCCTGGTGCACTGTCACCTGTCTCTTTGCCCACCTAAAATCTAATCCTTGGAATGGCAGAGTTGACAGAGCCTTTTGGGATCAGCCAACTGTTCAGCCTTTCTCCTCATGGGAAACTGCAGCCTCAGGAAGTGAAGGGGCTTCTTGCCCTAGGCCAAACAGGGAGTTAGGGGTAGGATTGGGACTCCAACCCAGTTCTCCTGACCCCTAATCCAGGATTCCTTCCAGTCTGAGTAGAAGCCTCCTTGATGCCAGTTGTAATGTGCTTTGCCTGTGAGCAGCATTGCCCAGTGAGAAGCTGCACCTTAGTGTCCACTGAGAAAGAAGGGCCAAAGTCTGGTTAGGATAGAGGAGCAGCACCCTTGGAGGGGGCAAGTTCCTGGCCAGGGACTGGACTGGACCAGCTACTTTGTTTCTAGTGGGAGGGAAAGAAGTAGAAAAGTTAATAGATAGGTGGGAGCTGTTTGCCACGCCCTGACTCCCAGTTCTGTCCTTATGGGCTTAGGCAGCACTAGGGCTACTGGGTAATATGGACAGACCTTTCTCTCCCcctgacttctctggcctcttgtTGCAGCTACATCCAACGGGAGCCTGGAGGGACTGGAGAACCGGGAGGGAGGCGTGTGCCGCACACGCACCATGAAGATCATTATGAAGGTTGGGCAAGGTGAGTGCCCAGTCTGAGGGCTCCCCAGATGTCCCTAAATGAGTGTGGGTCTgttgggaggtggggaggagacaGTAGGATTCAAGTATCTGGGGGCTAGCACACACAGGCGGTTCTCAGCCCATGCTATGTGATTGAGGCTGCCAGGTCCATCTCCCTTACGTGCCCTTTCCCCACCCGCAGACCCTAATGCTGTGACGCCTGAGCAGCTAACCACCAGCCGGCCCAGCAAGGAGGCAGACAACACTGTCAAGATGGCCACACAGGCCCCTGGTGCTCGGGGCTCCCTGGGCGATTCTGACGGCAAGCATGGTGAGTGTATAGACATCTCCCAGCAGGCAGAAGCCATTGCTTGGCGGCCCTTTCAGGCCCTGCCTCTGAAGAAAGGCAGGAGAGGGCCCAGCTTGAGATAAGCCATGTGTCCCTAGGACTCCTGGCTGACCATTCCTCCCTTCGCTTCCCCTTCCTCAGAGACTGTGAACCAGGAAGAGAAAAGTGGCCCAGGTGCAAGTGGAGGCGGCAGTGGGGACCCTGACAGCTTCTTCAATTCCAAGGTGGCATTGTTTGCTGCCGTTGGCGCTGGCTGCGTTATCTTCCTGCTCATCATCATCTTCCTGACGGTTCTGCTGCTGAAGCTGCGCAAGCGGCACCGAAAGCACACGCAGCAGCGGGCGCCTGCCCTCTCGCTCAGTACCCTGGCCAGTCCTAAGGGTGGCAGTGGCACAGCGGGCACCGAGCCCAGCGACATCATCATCCCCTTACGGACTACAGAAAACAACTACTGCCCCCACTATGAGAAGGTGAGTGGAGACTACGGGCATCCTGTCTACATCGTCCAGGAGATGCCACCCCAGAGCCCAGCAAACATCTACTACAAGGTCTGAGAGCTCAGCACAGCCTTGGGCCCCAAGGGACAGTCGGCTGGGACCGCACCTCTCCTTtttccccccccgcccccccccccgccaGCTGTGCCCACCTTTGTATTTAGTTTTGTAGTTTCTTGGCTTTTATAATCCCCCTTTTGCTCTGACCCCTGGGCTTCAGAGGGGGGTGCTTGTGTCCCCAGCCCCCATGCTCTTGTGCCTTCCCCCTCTGGCCAGGCCTCTGGGCTCTGCAGGGTCACCCCTTCTTGGAGGGCAGGGATggacactgatggacagcaggCAGGGAGATGCCCCCCTGGCCCTGCCCcgtcactcccttcccccttcccaggACTGCTTGTCCACTATCATcactgtttttaatgtttttatgttcattttttagCTGACAACTCAGTTTCATCtgttttttgaagaaaaattgaaaaggGTAAaaggcagcccctccccaggttttCTGAGCCTGGCCCAGCCCAATACAAGGGGCCTGGGACAAGATGTAACTAGCCGGGAAGCATAGGATGGCATTTCTTTTATAAACTCTGTGGTAtattgggggtgggaggtggtgagGGGGTAGGCTAGGGCTGTTCTTGCCCATGAGAGAAGGTGAGAGTGCCACTCATCAAGGTATGTCAGCCTCCCCTCCTGACCTTCTTTCCACAAAGCTGATCTTGGCAATGGGGTGGTGGCTGCCACccttccaccaaaaaaaaaagaaaaaaaaatcccttccctGTGGGATTCTTGGGCATCTCCTGCCTCCCTTACTCTCATGGTAATTAATGTCTTAATTGGCTGTTGCCTGGGGAACAGGAGAACTGCTTCAGGCAGATGACCTCATGGGGGGTGGAGGGAGGTGAGGTTGCCCAGGTGGCTATTTGCCCTGCAGAGCTGGGAGTCCCCTGCTCACCCCCCACCCGTTCTCCCCTCACCTTTGGCATCTTTTGGCCGGGTGGGAAAACAGGCCCAGACACCTAAGTGGGTATAAGACCAGGTGACCTACTCCTTTTCTGGGCTCTAGCATCAGTGGGTGTCCTCCCGACCCAGCTCCTGCTGGCCCCCAGTCTTGGGATGGGGCCTGGAAAGAGGAAGAGGCTGCCCAGGGCTGGACCAGCATGCCGTGCACTTTGACCCCAGCTCCTTGCCAGCACGGCTGCTAACAGACTGCCACTTGAGTGCGCCTTGTCAGTGCACCCAGAGTGGCTATGGAAGGAGCTGGGCCTTACACCATCCACCTCCACACTGCCTCCTGGCCAGCTGCCCACCCCAGTGCCTGGTGGGAGAGGGAGCAGAACAGCCAGCCCCTTCCAGGTGGCAGTCGGaagggtgttttgtttttgtttctgttgccaTTTGTGTAAATACtagtcttttttggaaaaaaataatgtaaagatGTTTTGTATAAACTCTGAATTATTTTCTTGTtgcttttttcttagaaaaaaataagaactaaaaaaaaaatcaaccacatGGAGAAATGGGTGTAAAATGGTGTCATGATGTTGGGAATGAAGTGTGGTGTATGAgtgagtatgtgtgtgagtgagagagaaagagactccCTGTGCACAAACCACTGGTGATGTGAGCAAGTATGGAAAGAGGGTGTCTGCCCTCATGGAGCAAGATGTTTCAAGTATCCCATGGCCCTcctgctctcccttctccccacatTTCTCTGGCCTCTTGTGCTGGAAACTGTGACCATTGTCCCGTGTCTATCCTGTCACCTCTGTGGCATAGGCCATGCGCATTTGCCCAGTATGGCATTAGGCTCAGCTAGAGAGACTTGATGGAGGAGGGGGTGGTCCCCAGGGGGGCCTGGGTGTGTCTGCAGGTACTGCCACCACATGGCTGGGGCTAGATCTGGGATCTGCTGGCAGGCCCAACCCTGCCCTGCCTCAAGACACCTGGAGGTGGATGGAAACAACTTCCCAAGAGCTGGGCCTCAGCTGCAGCTCACTAGGTAGTAAGGCCACTCCTTACTCCAGGCTGCCTGGTTGACTTAACCAGAAGAATCTTCCTTCTCCTGTCTTCAAAGCTGGACCACACGAGAGCCCTCACCATGGCATATTTGGGGGCTTCTGGCTGGCGGTAGAAGCCCTCAAGGTAGATCAGCCATGAGCACCCAGTCTCCCCCCCACAGGCTCCCTCCCTAGTCCAGGAGTGTGGTGACTGCCCTGAAGAGGGTTTGGCCTCAATTTCCAGCAGAGAGGCAGACTGGCAGGGCCTGGGgccctcctgctccagcagcattGAGCAGCCTTTCAGTCTAGTATGGGGACTCCCTGTGGAGGTGGCTAGGGAAGATATAAGAAGAGGAGGATAAGTGAGATCCTAGCAGCTGAAAATGGGTAAGAAGGCactggaggaaaggaggagagggaaggaaggggagggctAGTTAGAGATCCAGAGAAGGAAGCCCCAGTCAACCGGCCAAGGAGCAGACATGGCTATGAGGGAAGTGGGAGGAGAGCCTTGGGACCTGTAGGGTGGAGGAAAGGAAGGGTGGGCTGGAGCTGGGCTGGGCCTAGCTGGGGTGCTCCAGGAGCCAGCTGGGGCAGAGGCTGTTTATTTGGTTTCTCATTAACCAAAGGAAGTGCCTGGATCAGATGGAGCCTCTGCTGCTTGACTGCCTGCCCAGACTGGGGCCCAGCCTGGGCCAGGGGTCCTTAACCCGGGCTGGTTCAGGCTAGATTGATGTCTCTAACTGAGGAAGAGCCTGACCCATGTTGGGTGAGCCCTTCCCACACTTCCCCAACTGAGTGTCCTTGGGTGGTCCCCCACCCAGCACAGGATACCAGctgccctcaccctcaccttaCCAGTGGGGGAATGAGTTTCTGGGGGCCCTTTGGGAGTAGCTGTGGGAGTGTGAAGTCAGATCTGTGGGAGAGAGTGCAAGAAAGCATGGGGCAGTCTCTCTGACAGCCCAGAAGGTTTGTGACCAGCCGCTCCTGTTGCCCTGGCCTGCATAACTGAAGGCCGCTTTGCCCTCAATGCCCATACTGTGCTGGCCACACAGGAGTTcccaggagctctctgtggcaGCACATCCTCCAGCTGGACAGTGACCACTTTTTTTCAGACACTTTAACACACATTATCTCGTTGAGCCTCACAAAGCACGCTGTGAGGGCAGACAGTGGGGAATTGCTTGCCTCCTATttaggatgaggaaactgagatcctATGAGGAGCAGTAACTTGCTCAAGAACACACATCAAGTGACCAGGAGCACTGGGATTAGAGCTCAGGCCTTGTACTACACCATGAGCAAGTAGAAGTTTCTTGAGGGTGATTCTCCTTAGCCCCACTCCCCTGTTCCTTACCTATTTCAGATGAGACAGCAAGTGTGCTTCTTTGGGGATCTTGAAGAACAGGTGCCCTCCCCACCATTCCCTGCCCATCTGTGCAGGTCAGGGAGGGCCCAGGCCTAGCTAGCTGGAGGCCAGAGTGGTGAGCCTCCAGTGGCAGAGCCCCAGACAGGCCCCACCCTCTGCCCTCCTTCCTGTTCCAGTTGGACCCAAGCTCCTGGTGAGTCAGGGATAGAAGATGCATCCCAGGTGAGGGTGGGGCTGCCTGGCTTCCTCTGAAGGCTGAGCCCAGATCACTAATGATGCCAGGCTGGGCAGGTGCTaaccaggcctcagtttccctgaagGGACAGGCCTTGTGAAGCTGGAAGGCCAGGGCTCTTGTGCCTTACTGCACTCATCCATTTTAAACTCTGAGGAGGCCTCTCTGAGGCACCAGGGATGTGGATGGCCTGGCACCCTCTAGGCAGTGGCTTGAGGGTGGGCCGAAGAACTCAGAGAGACTCTGGTCTGACTGGGACCATCCTAGGTTGGGCCCTGCTGAGCAAATGGCCCTTGGGCCACCTGGCATCAATCACTCTTGGAAATccggcctgcctgcctgcctgcctggcctCCTGTCCTGCCTGGGCATGTCACAGTCCCGCTGACACCCCAGCTGAGTCAGCCCCAGCCTGCCTGGGGACCCTCCTTGCCCATCTGCTGCCGGCCTCCTGTACAGCTGGCCATTGGATCTTGGGGGCTGGGGCCCCAGCTGGTGCTGATTAGGTTTGCTCCCCCTTTGGGAGGCTGTTGAGGGGGAGACCAGCCCCACCTAGGACAGGGGTCACAGAGCCCAAACTGAAAGCAATTTAAGGACATGGGGGAGACAGTAATTATAAGTTCTGTTTCCAGTGGTTGATTATCCAGCtggcaaagagaaaggaaagagggaaatctGGGGGTGAGGGGAATAAGGAATGTGTGAAGGGTAGGGCAGGGTGGAAGGAGTCTGCCCATGGCGGCCCTTTGACACAGGGGAAAGAGCCCCAGGCCCAGAGGCTGGAGACTGAGGGCCTCTCCCTGCCCTAATATGACTCTCTTTTTGATCAGAGGCAGGTAGATCTCTGctttttgggcctcagttttccagtCTGGAGTGGGACtagatttcttcatttattcagaaaGTTTTTACTGAGCATTTCTACTACATGCTGATCAGTGGACACTAGGGCACAGTGATGAACAATATGGACAAGGTTCTTCTAGAAAGGCCTTTATGTGCCTGGTTAACTGAACTCAAGTGTGCCTGTGTGGTGACAGGTTGTGAGAAGATGAGAGGCAGAATGGTGGATACACAGATGAAAAATTTGGGTTCTGAAGTTAGCCTTCCAtgaattcattcatctatttttttccccatcaaaTCTTGAATGCCTAGTACATAGCAAGCAccaataaatggtagctgttgCTTCTCCTGTGAGGAGTGCAGTGGGCAGTTGGGCTCTGGGGCTGGGCTTCACGAGAATCTTTTTTGCTTTCAGAGTGGACTCCAAGTCCTGGCTGTTCCCATTATCCCTGACCAAAGCTGGCCTTTTGCAAAGTTCCTAAACATCCTCACCAGAAGTTATCCTAAGGTCCCAGTCCCAGCCTgcttcccccaacccccagcccagGTGTACCCATGATAAATAATTCCAAAGCCAAAGTAGAAGTGTGTGTCCTCAGCCCTTGTGACCCCATTGGCTGGTCTATCTCAGACTCCCCAGAGGCAGTAGGTAAGGAACTCCCCGCTTTCTCTGGCCAGAGCCCTAGGGAGAGGCTCCAGATGGCTCTTTTGATTTGATGGTACCAGGAAAAGCCAAGGAGATCCTGGAATTCACTTTGTATTGGGGCCTCCATGCTGGCTGGATTCTGCTGGGTAGAGCCCTTGCTCTCAGAAGGGCTGGCTGGTGGCCTCCCCAACTGCCCTCATGCCTGTTCAGAAGAATCCAAGAGGCCTGAGGCCAGGAAAGGGTAGAGCTAGGACTTTCCTGAGAGCTCCTTTCTAGTTCAAACCCCTCATGGGGCGAAGTCCAGAAACCGGAAGGGACTTGCTCAAGGGCATGCAGGGAGTGCTGGCAGAGCCAGGCTTCAGAACCAGCTTCTTTGGCTGACACAGAACCAGCTGTGTGCCCTTCTTACGCACTGTTGCTTTGTTCTTCCAGAATCCCCAGGAGTTTGTATGTGTGAGTGAACCAAACAAACCTATATATACACAGCATTTATCCTGACAAACTATGTAAGTTTACACAAGGCAATTACCAAATGACACATTATAACCCTGAGAAAAACATGGCCCCAAGAGGTTTAGGCCTGGTGGGAGCAGATCTCAAAAATATACTAACAGTTTACCCCCCTCCCTGGGGGCCCCTCCTCTCTGGCATCTCACACAGCTCTGATGTCAGTCATGGTCACAGCAGCTTGGAAAACATTTATAGGGGCCAGAACCACTGGTTTGTGGCCCAGACCCAGGACTAGGTATCTCAGTTGTGTGGGGCTTTAAGGGTTGTGCAGTTCACTCTTCCCTGGGAGCTGAGTCTGACCATCCAGCCGCCTGTGCACACCTCCAGGGCATTCTATCCTCCCTCCCtgacccaggcagcctggccttTCTGGCCAGTCTGACAGTGAGCTCTCCTTGCCCTGTCTGCAGCTCCCCTGAACACACTAATAGCCATGGCAGTAACATACTTTCACATGCAAATTGCTATGGAATTctcaacccctgccagtgccccagCCCCCAAGGCCTCCCCCTGGGCAGATTCAGAGAAGAGAATGGAATCTTTCAAGCTGTTAGGGCATTTAGAGACCTTCTAGTTCAGCCCCCTTGTT
This DNA window, taken from Manis pentadactyla isolate mManPen7 chromosome X, mManPen7.hap1, whole genome shotgun sequence, encodes the following:
- the EFNB1 gene encoding ephrin-B1 isoform X1 → MVAPAEMVASRDGSGESGPSRAHPRAGQGENTAPSGAPGNVAVFAESRWRGRASPGRGTRPEHRFLSGKGLVIYPKIGDKLDIICPRAEAGRPYEYYKLYLVRPEQAAACSTVLDPNVLVTCNRPEQEIRFTIKFQEFSPNYMGLEFKKHHDYYITSTSNGSLEGLENREGGVCRTRTMKIIMKVGQDPNAVTPEQLTTSRPSKEADNTVKMATQAPGARGSLGDSDGKHETVNQEEKSGPGASGGGSGDPDSFFNSKVALFAAVGAGCVIFLLIIIFLTVLLLKLRKRHRKHTQQRAPALSLSTLASPKGGSGTAGTEPSDIIIPLRTTENNYCPHYEKVSGDYGHPVYIVQEMPPQSPANIYYKV
- the EFNB1 gene encoding ephrin-B1 isoform X3 → MTRPGQRWLGKWLVAMVVLALCRLATPLAKNLEPVSWSSLNPKFLSGKGLVIYPKIGDKLDIICPRAEAGRPYEYYKLYLVRPEQAAACSTVLDPNVLVTCNRPEQEIRFTIKFQEFSPNYMGLEFKKHHDYYITSTSNGSLEGLENREGGVCRTRTMKIIMKVGQDPNAVTPEQLTTSRPSKEADNTVKMATQAPGARGSLGDSDGKHETVNQEEKSGPGASGGGSGDPDSFFNSKVALFAAVGAGCVIFLLIIIFLTVLLLKLRKRHRKHTQQRAPALSLSTLASPKGGSGTAGTEPSDIIIPLRTTENNYCPHYEKVSGDYGHPVYIVQEMPPQSPANIYYKV
- the EFNB1 gene encoding ephrin-B1 isoform X2, whose translation is MEAGSLGPRERTRERARERTQPPLGPLGTWRFSPRAAGGGELHLDGGRGQNIGSSFNCEGTTTFLSGKGLVIYPKIGDKLDIICPRAEAGRPYEYYKLYLVRPEQAAACSTVLDPNVLVTCNRPEQEIRFTIKFQEFSPNYMGLEFKKHHDYYITSTSNGSLEGLENREGGVCRTRTMKIIMKVGQDPNAVTPEQLTTSRPSKEADNTVKMATQAPGARGSLGDSDGKHETVNQEEKSGPGASGGGSGDPDSFFNSKVALFAAVGAGCVIFLLIIIFLTVLLLKLRKRHRKHTQQRAPALSLSTLASPKGGSGTAGTEPSDIIIPLRTTENNYCPHYEKVSGDYGHPVYIVQEMPPQSPANIYYKV